The Hypanus sabinus isolate sHypSab1 chromosome 5, sHypSab1.hap1, whole genome shotgun sequence genome has a segment encoding these proteins:
- the LOC132394386 gene encoding protocadherin-9 isoform X5, with translation MDMRDFYLFLALAACLTVDSALAQELVYTIQEEMPENILLGSIPRDLNISRFNAATGASANLIYRLVSKAGEVPLLRVSSGTGEIFTTSNRVDREKLCAGTYTDTDCFFEVEVVILPNDHFRLVKIKVVVRDVNDNAPMFPSPVINISIPENTLVNSRFPVPSATDPDTGSNGVQRYQLLNGQGAYGLDVVESPEGEKWPQLIVQRSLDREQKDTYVMKIKVEDGGNPQRSSTAILQVTVTDVNDNRPVFKESQLEVRLPENAPLGTSVIQLHATDADVGSNAQIRYLFSPQVSPSVRRHFALNATAGLITVQRALDREETSLHKMTVLATDGSSTPARATVTVNVTDVNDNPPTIDIRYIISPINGTVYLSEKDPINTKIALITVSDKDTDVNGKVVCYIEKEVPFHLKAVYDNQYLLETSALLDYESTRDYSFRIVASDSGKPSLNQSALVRVRLEDENDNPPVFSQPVIELSVAENNHRGLYLTTISATDEDSGKNAEIVYQLGPNASSFDLDRKTGVLTASRVFDREEQERYIFTVTARDSGNPPLQSQAAVIVTVLDENDNNPKFTHNHFQFFVSENLPKYSTVGVITVTDADAGENAEVMASVVGDNDNFILDPVSGVIRSNVSFDRELQSSYTFEVKAIDRGRPVRTSIAKVTINVIDVNDNSPVVIYPPSNTSFKLVPLSAIPGSVVAEVFAVDVDTGMNAELKYSIVSGNSKGLFRIDPVTGNITLEEKPTVADQGLHRLVVNISDLGYPKPLHTLVLVYLYVNDTVSNASYINELIRRTMETPLDKNIGDSTQPWQNEDYLTIMIAIVAGAMVVIVVIFVTVLVRCRQSRFKATQRNKQGAEWMSPNQESKQNKKKKRKKRKSPKSSLLNFVTIEESKPDDPAHEPINGAITIPAELEEQTIGRFDWSTTPPSTFKPSSPDLARHYKSGSPQPSFHLKPDTPVSAKKHHVIQELPLDNTFVGGCDTLSKRSSTSSDHFSASECSSQGGFKTKGPLHTRQNPAQYSQKYEMETYYG, from the exons ATGGACATGCGGGATTTTTACCTGTTCCTGGCGCTGGCCGCTTGCCTGACTGTGGATTCCGCTCTGGCTCAGGAGCTGGTCTACACCATTCAGGAGGAGATGCCCGAGAATATCTTGCTGGGTAGCATCCCGCGCGATCTGAACATTTCCCGGTTTAATGCGGCCACGGGGGCGAGCGCCAACCTCATCTACAGGCTGGTCTCCAAGGCTGGGGAGGTTCCCTTGCTCCGGGTGTCCAGCGGCACCGGCGAAATCTTCACCACATCCAACCGGGTGGACCGCGAGAAGCTGTGCGCTGGCACTTACACCGACACCGACTGCTTCTTCGAGGTGGAGGTCGTCATCCTGCCCAACGACCACTTCAGGCTGGTCAAGATCAAGGTGGTGGTGCGGGACGTCAACGACAACGCGCCCATGTTCCCGTCTCCCGTGATCAACATCTCCATCCCGGAGAACACGCTGGTCAACAGCCGCTTCCCGGTGCCTTCCGCCACTGACCCGGACACGGGCAGCAACGGGGTGCAACGTTACCAACTCCTCAACGGCCAGGGGGCTTATGGCTTGGACGTGGTGGAGAGTCCTGAGGGCGAGAAGTGGCCACAGCTGATTGTCCAGCGCAGTCTGGACCGGGAGCAGAAGGACACGTATGTGATGAAAATTAAGGTGGAGGATGGGGGAAACCCTCAGAGGTCCAGCACTGCCATCCTGCAGGTGACAGTCACTGATGTCAATGACAACCGGCCGGTGTTCAAGGAAAGCCAGCTGGAGGTCCGTCTGCCGGAGAACGCACCCTTGGGCACCTCAGTCATCCAGCTCCATGCCACTGACGCCGACGTGGGCTCCAATGCCCAGATCCGCTACCTCTTCAGCCCACAGGTCTCGCCGTCCGTCCGGAGACACTTTGCCCTCAACGCCACTGCTGGCCTCATCACGGTGCAGAGGGCTCTGGACCGTGAGGAGACGTCCCTGCACAAAATGACGGTGCTGGCCACCGATGGCAGTTCCACCCCTGCCAGGGCCACTGTTACCGTAAATGTCACTGATGTTAATGACAACCCACCCACCATCGACATCCGTTACATCATTAGCCCCATCAACGGGACTGTCTACCTGTCTGAGAAGGATCCGATCAACACCAAGATCGCCCTGATCACTGTGTCGGACAAGGACACGGATGTGAATGGGAAGGTGGTCTGCTACATCGAGAAGGAGGTGCCCTTCCACCTCAAGGCTGTGTACGACAACCAGTACCTTCTGGAGACCTCTGCCTTGCTGGACTATGAGAGCACAAGAGACTACAGTTTCAGGATAGTGGCCTCGGACTCGGGCAAGCCCAGTCTGAATCAAAGTGCGCTGGTCCGAGTGAGGCTGGAAGATGAGAATGACAACCCCCCGGTCTTTAGCCAGCCTGTCATCGAACTCTCTGTGGCTGAAAACAACCACCGTGGCCTCTACCTCACCACCATCAGCGCCACCGACGAGGACAGCGGAAAGAATGCCGAGATCGTCTACCAGCTGGGTCCCAACGCCTCTTCCTTTGACCTGGACCGCAAGACTGGGGTGCTGACTGCCTCCAGGGTTTTTGACCGGGAGGAGCAGGAGCGTTATATCTTCACCGTGACTGCCAGGGACAGCGGCAACCCCCCTCTCCAGAGCCAGGCGGCTGTGATTGTCACAGTGCTGGATGAAAACGACAACAACCCCAAGTTCACCCATAACCACTTCCAGTTCTTTGTGTCCGAGAACTTGCCGAAGTACAGCACCGTGGGGGTCATCACAGTGACAGATGCAGATGCTGGGGAGAACGCGGAAGTGATGGCTTCTGTTGTTGGCGACAACGACAACTTCATCTTGGACCCGGTGAGCGGCGTTATAAGATCCAATGTGTCCTTTGACAGAGAACTGCAGAGCTCGTACACATTTGAAGTCAAGGCAATAGACAGGGGCAGACCTGTCCGTACCTCCATTGCCAAAGTCACCATCAATGTCATAGATGTCAATGATAACAGCCCGGTTGTAATCTATCCACCATCAAACACTTCATTCAAACTGGTGCCTCTTTCAGCCATCCCTGGATCAGTGGTGGCAGAGGTGTTTGCAGTGGATGTTGACACGGGGATGAATGCAGAACTCAAGTACAGCATCGTCAGTGGAAATAGCAAGGGCTTGTTCAGAATCGATCCGGTGACGGGCAACATTACTCTGGAAGAGAAGCCAACTGTGGCAGATCAAGGTTTGCACCGCCTGGTAGTGAACATCAGTGACTTGGGGTATCCTAAACCCTTGCACACCCTGGTCCTTGTCTACTTGTATGTGAATGACACAGTAAGTAACGCCAGTTACATCAATGAGCTCATAAGAAGAACGATGGAGACTCCTTTGGATAAGAACATTGGGGACAGTACCCAGCCCTGGCAGAATGAGGACTATCTCACCATCATGATTGCCATCGTCGCGGGGGCCATGGTGGTGATTGTGGTCATTTTTGTCACAGTGCTGGTGCGTTGCCGGCAGTCGAGGTTCAAAGCCACACAGAGGAATAAGCAGGGGGCAGAGTGGATGTCCCCAAACCAAGAGAGCAAGCAgaacaagaagaagaagaggaagaaaagGAAGTCCCCTAAGAGCTCTCTCCTCAACTTTGTTACTATCGAAGAATCCAAACCTGATGACCCTGCCCACGAGCCCATCAACGGGGCTATTACCATTCCAGCTGAGCTGGAGGAGCAGACTATAGGACGATTTGACTGGAGCACCACACCACCATCGACCTTTAAGCCAAGTAGCCCAGACCTAGCACGGCATTACAAGTCGGGATCGCCGCAGCCCTCTTTTCATCTAAAGCCAGACACTCCAGTTTCCGCAAAAAAGCACCATGTGATTCAGGAGCTTCCTTTGGACAACACCTTCGTCGGGGGCTGCGATACCTTGTCCAAGCGATCCTCTACCAGCTCAGACCACTTCAGTGCATCAGAGTGTAGTTCCCAAGGTGGCTTCAAGACAAAGGGTCCTTTGCACACCAGACAG AATCCTGCACAGTATTCCCAAAAGTATGAGATGGAAACTTATTATGGTTAA